The following DNA comes from Maylandia zebra isolate NMK-2024a linkage group LG6, Mzebra_GT3a, whole genome shotgun sequence.
TTAGAACAACAGCAGAGGAGGCATAAGTGACGAACGCTGTCATTAGTGCTTCAAACCAGAAAGACATAACGGTTCACAGAAGAGGACAAAAGTACAGGGTCGTACTTTCATTTTCAAGATTTGACAAGATTCTTCTTCCAAAGTCCTTCACCGTCTTTTGACATGTGACAGTGTGCACACTTGCAACGAGTCTGAGTTTCTTATTAATGTTCAGCCATTAATAGCACATCTCCAAAAGACACTAGCCAAGCAAAGTGCTCTAGTTGGAGTAAAGCCCATTTCCCACTGGAGCGGTTCTGGTATCCTAGGATGGAAACATGTTTCTCATCATTCCCAGACCTCTAAAAACACAAGGACTGGAAATGACATGGGATGTAATAATTTATCTATTGTTAAATATTGTTATTTTacacttttgctattttcattgGGAGATATTGTCAAATGAATAATTGGTTAAAGACTGACAACAACATGGATATTTATTACACAGGATTTCACCTTCAGTATTTTAAGTAAAAGAAGCTGTGTATTCCTCCAATCTCATTGAAATATTGATCAGATTTCCATTTATAGTTCCGTAGGTTGCACAACATTTAAAACGTCTGGTATAAACACATGATAAATAACTACACTGCCCAATGATAGGAACACGATCTCAATGCTGCTATCAAGGCATCATCAAGCACCTTGAAGAAACACGAGTTTTTACCTCTTTTATTTGAGCATCCAAACCCATTCCTTAAATGCATAGTGTCTTCCCTCAAGCATTTCATTGCCTTGGAGATAGAGAAAGCACTAAGAAAATTGCATGTGAACTACAGTATGGTAGTGAGTTGCATTAATTATTctattatttcttcttttctttttttttctttctggctCCCACAGTTTTGTAAACATCCCTAGGTGTAGTTTGTGTACAGAGGGAGTCCCTGCAAGAGTTCAGTTCTTTCTCTCAGATTAATATGCCTCCAATGCTTTGAGTCACAGAGACTTGCTAAAAAGACCCACCTCAGTGCTTTTGATTTGTTTGCTTAAAACGTTATTGAACTTGTTACTCTCATCACAGTGTGATTAATGGGCAGATTTTCAGGAAAGATTTCTTCTTAAAAATGAATATGTGAAGAGTATATGGAAAAGAGGGACAGTGGAGGAGGGAGATTTTCAACAAAGCTCTGTTAGTTACTTGTCGCTCCAGGGGCCTCTGAATTTCATGAGCAGAAATGCTCGCTCTCACAAACTAACCCTTGCTCTGTCTTCTCCTTTGACCACACTGATTATTCAcgatcaataaagtatttttgTCTTCTCTCTTGTCTCTTCTGGGGCATCTAGGATGCTGCAGGCAAGGTGCTGGACCGCTGGACCATCATGTCCAGAGAAGAAGAGATCATCACCCTCCAGCAGTTCCTGCGCTTTGGTGAGACCAAGTCCATTGTGGAGCTGATGGCCATTCAGGAGAAGGAAGGTCAGGCAGTTACAGTTCCTTCTTCCAAGACAGACTCTGGGATAAGGACATTCATTGAAAGTAACAACAGGACCCGTAGCCCGGGGCTCCTTACACATCTGGAAAATAGTAGCCCATCCAGCATCCACCATTTTGAAAATATCCCCAACAGCTTAGCCTTCCTGTTGCCCTTCCAGTACATCAACCCAGTCTCTGCCCCCATGCTTGGCTTGCCCCCCAATGGCCTCCCAATGGAGCAATCTGGTCTGCGGCTCCGGGAGCCCAGTCTGCCAAACCAAGGAGAACAAGTGGAAACCAGCGAGTCAGAAGTGTCCCTATCACCATTCCGCACAGGTCCAAGTCCTAGTCGTGGAGCGCTGGGAGCCATTAACAACAACGCCGAACCCAAGACAGAGCCCAACAACCGGGCATCTCCCATCTCACCAACCCCTTCCACCCAGCAGGctcaacagcagcaacagcagacaCAGCTTCAGCAGCAACAGCCACAGGGCCAACAGCAGTCCAAAAATCAACCTCAGCAACCTAACAGCTTGAGTGACCACCCGGTCCACCACCATTTCATAAAGGACGAGCAGTCAAAAACAATCACCCATCCTTCCTTTTCCTCCAAGATGCATCGCATGCGCCGCATGGGAGCCACCTCACGCAAGGGTCGCGTTGTCTGCAACTCTTGTGGAAAAACCTTTTATGATAAAGGCACACTTAAGATACATTATAATGCTGTACACTTGAAGATTAAACACCGTTGCACCATCGAGGGCTGCAATATGGTGTTCAGCTCACTACGCAGCCGCAATCGTCACAGTGCAAATCCCAATCCACGGTTGCACATGCCCATGCTGCGCAATAACCGTGACAAGGACCTCATCCGTGCCAATTCTACCACTGGCACACCTGTCATCTCGAGCACCAAGAACGGTGGTTTCACACTCACTAGCCCTGGAAGGCCACCACTGGGCTTCACCACTCCACCTGTAGACCCTATGCTTCAGTCGCCTCTGCAAAGTCCACTGGTGTTCCCCTCCTTGAAATCAGTGCAGCCAGTTCAACCAGTGCCCCCATTCTACCGAACACTACTGTCCCCTGCAGACCTTGTTAGTCCTCCAGTGTCACTGCCCACCAGCCCCATCATGCCCACCACTACCAACAGCACTACTCTGATGGACCAGCAACAGCAGATCctggctgctgcagctgtggcCTCTCATAATAATGTTCATGTGTCAGATGCAGGACCCATGTCCCACCGTTTACCAACACCTAGTGCCAATCACGACCTCACCAATGGCAGCAGTGACCCCACGCCCAAAAAGAAACCTCGTAAATCAAGCATGCCAGTAAAGATTGAGAAAGAAGTCATTGATGTGGCTGATGAATATGACGACAAAGACGATGATGACGACGATAACATGCACCATAATCACCACCATCACCAGTCATCTCTTCTTCACAACAATGTCAAAATTAACGGAAATTGTaatagcaacaacaacagcGCTAGTGGAAATGGGAACCACAGTGGTGGAAGCGGGCAGCAATCCCCTTCCCAGGATGAGATGAGCCCTGGTTTAGCTCTGAGAGGAATGATGAGACAAAGCGAAGATGAATGCCACGAAGGAAATGGTAGTGACAGCAGAGGTGGAGCTGCTGATCTACGCTGCATGGACAGCTTTACCTCTGAGGATCAGGACCACGAGAGAGACTTTGAGAATGAGTCTGAAAACTCGGATTCAAAGATGTTTTACCGTGATGAGCTGATGGATGTGGAGGATCAGCAAAAGCACAGCAGGGTTGGAAGGAGACTGGAAAAGGAACAAGATGATGAGGGTAGCGAGGAAGCTCATTTGAGAAAGGAAATGGAAGGAAAGGGCAACTCCTCACCCTCCCCTCATCACCCTCCCATCAAGATCAAAGAAGAACTCAACGATCCAACTTATGACATGTTCTGCATGGGCCAGTATGGCTTCTATAATGGGGGCATGGCAGCGGCTGCTGCCACTGCTGCAAGCATGGCTGCGCTTCACGAGAGCTTCATCACTTCGATGGGCTATGGTTCCAGCCCACCCAAATTCCTTTCTTCTCGATCACCAGAGGAAGATCCATGTTCAAGTCCTGACCCCAAGATCTGCTATGTCTGTAAGAAGAGCTTCAAGAGCTCCTATAGCATGAAACTGCACTACAAGAACGTGCACCTCAAAGAGATGCATGTGTGCACTGTGGCTGGCTGCAATGCTGCTTTCCCTTCCCGGCGGAGCAGAGACAGGTTAGTGGCACAACTTTGAAAAGttactatatattttttaacatcGGCAATCACAGGTAGGTTGGATTCTTATCATCTAATAATTACCTACAGTAGGTCTAAGGTTTTGTTTTATAAGGATCAAACCGTATTAATTAAAAAgacattgttttaaaatgtagttCAGTTGTTGTGAgagatatttattttcatttcgtGTTAACatgaaatgagagtgaagaTGCAGTATTTCAGTACTATATGACATTATCCTCGTTGGCCTCCACTTAACATCTGTTCGCTAACTTGAAACTAAAATGGATTCGTGAACATCTGCTCAGTGTCAAGTCAAAGTTTAGAAAAGCAggaacacatacacagacatttaaacacacactACCTATCAAGCTTCCAGCTTCAGTGTGTTGTTTACCTGCCCTCACTACCTCACCTTGTCACCGGGAGATGAAGGTGCATACATTAACAGACAGCGGTTTGTCAAACCACTGCATTTATTAGCGCATTAAAAGGTGAGGCTAGCTTTACTCACATGGGCTTGTTAGCACATATCAGTGGCACACATGAACTGTGCATGTATGCAGTAGAAACACTGACAGGTGGAGGTACATAACGTCACTAGTGTCCTGGTTAAGGAATGGCTCCCAGGAAAAGACATAGAAATCTTTTTTGCCACAACTTTTCAATTTTAAATTTAACGAGTGGCTTTTATATACAGGTTGAAATCATTTTCATTATACATAAATATCAGCGGTCCATGAATTCATATTTCTGGTGACTGAAAATTGGCCAGTGAACTAATCAACTATATTCACTTGGGCAAGTTATGCACTCATTCAAAATAAAGTATAAAATGACCCTTAAAATATAATTCCAACTCTAAAAAAACTCCAGCATTTTCAGTCTTAACCAGTTGCATGCTTTCATATACTGTATCTTTGATAAAAACCCATCTGCTATATATACCAGGGTTACTCGTTCTGTTCTGCAATGGAGATAGTGATGGAAAACGTTATTATCCAGTATCCGCAACAAGTAAAGCTGACTGCAATTGTAAAATTCATTCTTTCCAGAGGGACTTTTAGATTTTCCTCACAGTTTTGTCTCTCTCACACAATCCCTTCATCACTCGCTCTGTCGCTCCACCAAACTCTCCCCTCCTTTTCTACCCTAAGCTGTTTCTGTGGCATCTGTTCTGAGCACTTTTTGTTAATTAGCAGCATGTAAATAAGGCAAGAGATCCTGGGACTCTATTAGAATAGGTGTGAGAGGAGAACAGAGGCAGGAGAACAAGAGGCAAGTTAGCGTCCGCAAAGGTGCAAACCTGCTGCTTACCTGATGCAGCTGTGCAGACAGCAACGAGATGACAGAACGTGTTATCGTAACATGCGTTGCCTCGGTGTGGTGCACTGCCACCAGTGAGTGCGTTAGCTCCCTTCTCCTGCCCAAGGCAGGGCTGTTCTGCTGTGCAGCATTTGCACTTTCACACGTTCACACTCTCTTGCACACATAAGGGAATATACAAatagataaaaagaaaagtatttgcTCTGATACATATTACATCTAAGTATTTAACCACTTAATGATGCAAAGTGTATGACAAAAACAACCAAGTAATTTATCTGAACTTTcaaaagctgaaataaaactTCACAGACCTTTTATTAGTGGAATCTAACACAAGAAAGTGCTCTGATTTTAAACAGATGTCACAGAAGTAAGCAAAAAAGAAACCGTGCCACTGATAACCTGCAGATATTgcccagatttttttttgtttgtttttgtttagctgttttttggtCAATTATGTAATTGAATCCCTTCATACTGGAATTTGTTGACACAACCACATAATAGTTTTGACAGCAGACGACAGACTTCTGTGAAGTAAATGAGGTGACAACAGTGAGGagaataatgaaaaaaacaggaGGAACGCTTGTGTGGGGAAGGTGTCTTTTCACAAATACACAGTTTGATACAAAAACCTGGGTTGAATTTGGTGCTATAACAAGCTCAAAGATgacttcacaaagaaaagatagCATCTATATGTGAACTCTTCCCTCTTCCTGTGTCAGAatgaatgtgtgcatgtgtgtgtgaaacagtTTGACACCAACATATACAGTAAATGTCATTccaacacatacatatatacgaCAGAGATCATTTGCAGCAAGGACTAAGTAAAAATAGTGCATCTAAGCCAAGGGTGCACAGTACAGCTGTAGATGTGTAATACACTATTATTTCCATATTTTTCCTGATAGCATGTGGGGCGAATTACTTTGCCGCAGGTTCAAACAGGGAATAAAACAACAGACAGAAGAGCACCGCATAGCTCGAGAAATCCTTGAGCTTTGAGACGAGTCAATACACAAGCCGTGCTCTCATCAGATCTGTCCCTGGGTAATCCTTTAATGACATAATGTATGTTTGAGTTTAATGGTAGCAATAAAACGGGAATATAATTTAGCTGTTTTCATCAGAGCATTTGCTCTGATAAGATTAAGAAACTGCACGTACAAATGTATTTGCTCAAAATAATATCTCAAACATTTATTACTAGTAAATTTAATAAGTCAAACTACATTCGTTCTcctaattagatttttttattttttttatgcagACACAATCGGTAATAACAATTAATAAGCAGCTCTTTCGGGTGGCTCGCGTTAGACTTGCTAAAACAATACTTAACCCACTGCGAAAAATAAGCagtggttatttatttattgctttacaGCAGAGATTACGACATGATACAGCAACAGGAAAGTCCTCTGCATCTCTGATAAGTCCACTCACCGAGTGAAAAGCCACATGCGCGTAAACGCAGCATCAGACACCAGTATCAAAAGCTTGTGCATCaaagtaaagaagaaaacagaggtGAGGTCATTTGATCTGCAGAGTCGATGACACTCAGAGCAGGATTCAATGCGAATGCACCACCACATAAAAACATATCACTGGTGTTCAGGCAATGTGGAATAAACAGCGAGACATACAAATCCACATGAAAACATCCCTGCTCGTGGATGCTGTACATACATATTGAACAGGATCATTTAAAGTGCCCTTGAGCAAGcatgtaatgtgtgtgtttttaagtgttAAACAGAGCAATATGCAGTGCGTGTGTGCATATGCATGTGCGAGAGTGATTTTAAAGCGGGGTGTTTTCCCTCAGCCTCCTGGCTGCCTGCTGCACGGGGGTAAATGATTGCATATTTATTGTGGGGAGTGAGCAGCGTCGGCACAAGTGTTGAAGAAGCTGCATAATTAACTGCTTGAAAGGCAGGTACCAGTAATCATCACCATTATTAGCCTTTTTAATCATCATTTTTATCTGGTGACAAGATTGCCgtacctttcttttttctttttttaaataaaaatcagcccacgctagttttattttaaaccttCACCTGAAACATTTTAACCTGCTCCTTCTTTGTCGCTGCAGCAAGCAGGTGATCTCCCTCGTTCGCATTCCCATGGTGCAACCATGCGCAGCACATGGTCCCTGCATGGGCCACTGCAAATGGAGAGAGTGAAGGTTAATTATGTTGGAGAGTTTCTTTCCtcccctcttcttcctctctctgtctccctccttTTCCCTTGGTCCCCTCACAGCATGTGGGCCTGGCTCCTCCACTCCACAATCAGCTCTCTGTTTGtctccttttaaacaaagggcATGCTGCTAATAGAGAGAATATGTTAGCAAAAGCCACTTACATTAAACTATCTGCTGAATAAAAAGCTTCAAGCATTACATCCCCTTGGTTTATACTGACAGCTTAATTGTGATTCATTTTGAGGAGAAtaaagggaaattattttattcttaGATGAATAACACAGAGACGCCCATGCAAGCTGACTGTCATCATCAGAACGAGTTCTAAAACTGCAAGCGATTTCAAGCTGAAACATGAACATGTACAAtaaattgttgtttttatctGGTATCAAATGCATATTTAATTTCCACTCACTCATTTCTTCAGGAGTACTCAAAATCATTGTGTGCAGCTTGCGCCGTTCGAGAGGCTGGAGCTATAACAGTGACAGAGAGTGATAAATGTTACTAAAACTCTTGTCCTCCCACTTACACCCAAAACCTCATAATGTACCCCAAATGACAGGAAAGACAAAGAACCACTGGTGCCAGTTTAATACCACTCAGCCTTCTATCTCATTTACACATTATGAGTCATTTAGACAAACATACACacgtgtatatacacacataagcGCTGACACAAAAGCAAGGGCAAGGGCCATCAGATGAACCTAAAGATGATTAACGCCGATTGGGACAGGCACACTCTCACTCTGCCTCCTCTGCACAGTCAAAAATGGGCTCTTTGGAGGCCTCCCCCGTCTTTTGGGCGAAGATGAGACTGTCAAATTGGTTTGCAAGCCGCATTACTGGCCAACAGGGAGGTGGAGATGGAGgaaggagggaactgaggagttGGTTTTGGGGGAGGAAAAATAGAGCACAGTGAAGAGGAGTGATGGAGGTGGAGGGACGGAGGGGAGTGGGAAATGGGGCAGAAAGTCTAAATCTGATAAATGAAGGGATGAGGGCATTATGTCCACTGTGTGTGGATTCAGCTGACTTACGTTGAGTATTTAGGGCAAGGAGGCACTGCAAACAAAAGGGTTAAATAATAATGAAGATGAACTTGGCTCTTTTTCTCCTCTACAGTTCTTGTAATTTTGTAAATGGTTACAAATGACCCAAAGTAacagtttaatttatttgagGATTTCAGTAAAATGGATAAGATTCTAGTGGTAATTGtcaatatttttcatttaactGCTATAGCTTTAAAGAGATTTGGTGTAGCTAATTTTGCAGTCTACTTACTGCATGTATGACTAGATAGCCATGGTTAATTTAGAGCTTATTAGCAGTGAGAAGGTGTTGTAATACAGATGGAGACATGTTGCAAAGGACCTGCCTACCTGAGCATCATCAACAGCATTCTTAACCTCAGGCTTAACAGAGCAAATCTGTGTGGCCCCTCGTCACATCTCAGTGTTGGTTGGCACCCTTGCACAAACTGTGGCCTTTTTCCCGATTACACTGATCACTGATTacagcattttttatttatttttttgctgtaCGCAGAAACACTGTGGTCTCTCACAGACAAACATCCACACATGCGTTTTAGAGACGCAGACACTGAATCACGACGGCCGTATTTCAGCCATTAGTTAAACGCCAACTGCATATtcaaaggattaaaaaaaagaacaagggaTGTATAAAATCTTTTTGATTGCAGGACGTGGAAAACGgaatatattttctgtttttccacacGCACAAACAGAGATAGGAACGTGCAAAGACACAcatggtcacacacacacacacacacacagtgagagcCACAGCCAATCGATTTGCCACGCTCTCCACAATGCTGACGATGCTCGAGTGGACGGGCTCCTGGTTGCTTGGTTCACAGAAAAGGGTCCCGCaaatgaatgtatttttacCTCTTGCAGGACAATGTCGGATAGGGAAGTAAATAATTAAAGGAAAGGGACCCTTTTTGACTGCATCAACCCTGCCACTGCTGGTAAGCTCTACTATCCATTGTGACTCCATTTTCGCCCGTCCTGCTAAGGAcgaccttttttttcccttttcttttcaatttttgtgttgttttacacACATGTGCCCTCCCTGCATGGAAACCCTTCACATTAAAGGCACTGAGTGattgcatatttttattttaattaattgttGGCCTGATGTGAGAAGAGAGGCCGTGTGTATGCTATATTATGGCACTGGTAATTGGGTCCTTAAATTTCTTTTCTGTGTTACACAGTTTTATTGTGACGTGTGTGCTGTTGGTCCCCTTTCTCATGGTGTCACTTTGCAACTGTGAAATACGAGCTTAAAGggaataaatagaataaaggGAATACATTTGATTTTCAAGCCCATTTCACTTTGCATCCTCTAGCATGGCCTTGTGTGCTAACTGAAATCCCCACTAATTGTATCCTGGCTTAAGCATGGCACTTGTTACTTGGTTTCCTTCATGAGCTGTAGCACCTTGTTTTTGGAAAAAATGCCCATCTTAATTAAATCCAAGGCTACATAAAGACATGTTCATTGAGGTGCTCGATTAAGCCACCTCCAATAGGGAACGAATGCGATAATCCTGTCAGGGCCTAGTGCTAATATGCTATCCAGTTCCCCTCGATTATCACATTACCACAGCTCGAATCAATTGATAAACTCCCATTCAATATGGTGGAGTATTTAATTGAGTCAGACTCTATTGGATTTGAGGGCTGTGCAGTGCAGACATGCTGACAGTGGTAAACACTAGCAGGATGCTCTCTCTCATTGCTATGTTAGTACACTTTTTCAGTGGAGAGCTATCGGATggatttctgtctgtgtgcgggCCTTTTTTTGTACCTTTCCTGACAGAAACAATAATTACAGACAGAGTGCTTCCAAAGATATTGAATCTTCTAAGCTTGGCACCATTTCACAGAAGTAAAATAACTTGTATCTAAAATATATGACTGTAAATACAAATGCGTGTATTTCAACTGTGTTCCTATTTCTATTTGAGATGTAATCTACATTATTGATATACTGGCAGCATTCTGAGTTATATCTCTAATTGTCCCCCTGCACATTAGGcacagctccaacatcaaccTGCACCGCAAACTGCTGACCAAAGAGCTGGACGACATTGTCCTGGACCCCCAACTCACGCCACTGCCCAAGGACCTGCGAGCTGAGTTACTG
Coding sequences within:
- the bnc2 gene encoding zinc finger protein basonuclin-2 isoform X5, producing MAIRCTLVNCTCECFQPGKIHLRTCDQCKHGWVAHALDKLSTQHLYHPTQVEIVQSNVVFDISSLMLYGTQAVPVRLKILLDRLFSVLKQEEVLHILHGLGWTLRDYVRGYILQDAAGKVLDRWTIMSREEEIITLQQFLRFGETKSIVELMAIQEKEGQAVTVPSSKTDSGIRTFIESNNRTRSPGLLTHLENSSPSSIHHFENIPNSLAFLLPFQYINPVSAPMLGLPPNGLPMEQSGLRLREPSLPNQGEQVETSESEVSLSPFRTGPSPSRGALGAINNNAEPKTEPNNRASPISPTPSTQQAQQQQQQTQLQQQQPQGQQQSKNQPQQPNSLSDHPVHHHFIKDEQSKTITHPSFSSKMHRMRRMGATSRKGRVVCNSCGKTFYDKGTLKIHYNAVHLKIKHRCTIEGCNMVFSSLRSRNRHSANPNPRLHMPMLRNNRDKDLIRANSTTGTPVISSTKNGGFTLTSPGRPPLGFTTPPVDPMLQSPLQSPLVFPSLKSVQPVQPVPPFYRTLLSPADLVSPPVSLPTSPIMPTTTNSTTLMDQQQQILAAAAVASHNNVHVSDAGPMSHRLPTPSANHDLTNGSSDPTPKKKPRKSSMPVKIEKEVIDVADEYDDKDDDDDDNMHHNHHHHQSSLLHNNVKINGNCNSNNNSASGNGNHSGGSGQQSPSQDEMSPGLALRGMMRQSEDECHEGNGSDSRGGAADLRCMDSFTSEDQDHERDFENESENSDSKMFYRDELMDVEDQQKHSRVGRRLEKEQDDEGSEEAHLRKEMEGKGNSSPSPHHPPIKIKEELNDPTYDMFCMGQYGFYNGGMAAAAATAASMAALHESFITSMGYGSSPPKFLSSRSPEEDPCSSPDPKICYVCKKSFKSSYSMKLHYKNVHLKEMHVCTVAGCNAAFPSRRSRDRHSSNINLHRKLLTKELDDIVLDPQLTPLPKDLRAELLAKIYAGHYMGLDPMAGMGLGGASLGPAGLNHIPYSPMSNDHPHHPLNQDFRNHHTNGFSRSQPDDYMVLDLSTTSSVQSSSSIHSSHESDEGSDEGILLDDLEEEGEEDEGNSEGEDFSQRAIGRADGAYRDEMRELKDGQSEGLDPSSSPFLLSSSGGSNGSNSGILCNICHKMYSNKGTLRVHYKTVHLREMHKCKIPGCNMVFSSVRSRNRHSQNPNLHKNMPFSTIID
- the bnc2 gene encoding zinc finger protein basonuclin-2 isoform X3, whose product is MSKEAELDVRGSECDTVPPEPSRDPESPRPPPAKANGPTDTAGICTSIISSSHSSSSSSTTNSRSGLGGVSIVSSSAEGAGASSMQFSTRPPSAEQPGFMGTWQQQSTDSNLLYRMSQQAIRCTLVNCTCECFQPGKIHLRTCDQCKHGWVAHALDKLSTQHLYHPTQVEIVQSNVVFDISSLMLYGTQAVPVRLKILLDRLFSVLKQEEVLHILHGLGWTLRDYVRGYILQDAAGKVLDRWTIMSREEEIITLQQFLRFGETKSIVELMAIQEKEGQAVTVPSSKTDSGIRTFIESNNRTRSPGLLTHLENSSPSSIHHFENIPNSLAFLLPFQYINPVSAPMLGLPPNGLPMEQSGLRLREPSLPNQGEQVETSESEVSLSPFRTGPSPSRGALGAINNNAEPKTEPNNRASPISPTPSTQQAQQQQQQTQLQQQQPQGQQQSKNQPQQPNSLSDHPVHHHFIKDEQSKTITHPSFSSKMHRMRRMGATSRKGRVVCNSCGKTFYDKGTLKIHYNAVHLKIKHRCTIEGCNMVFSSLRSRNRHSANPNPRLHMPMLRNNRDKDLIRANSTTGTPVISSTKNGGFTLTSPGRPPLGFTTPPVDPMLQSPLQSPLVFPSLKSVQPVQPVPPFYRTLLSPADLVSPPVSLPTSPIMPTTTNSTTLMDQQQQILAAAAVASHNNVHVSDAGPMSHRLPTPSANHDLTNGSSDPTPKKKPRKSSMPVKIEKEVIDVADEYDDKDDDDDDNMHHNHHHHQSSLLHNNVKINGNCNSNNNSASGNGNHSGGSGQQSPSQDEMSPGLALRGMMRQSEDECHEGNGSDSRGGAADLRCMDSFTSEDQDHERDFENESENSDSKMFYRDELMDVEDQQKHSRVGRRLEKEQDDEGSEEAHLRKEMEGKGNSSPSPHHPPIKIKEELNDPTYDMFCMGQYGFYNGGMAAAAATAASMAALHESFITSMGYGSSPPKFLSSRSPEEDPCSSPDPKICYVCKKSFKSSYSMKLHYKNVHLKEMHVCTVAGCNAAFPSRRSRDRHSSNINLHRKLLTKELDDIVLDPQLTPLPKDLRAELLAKIYAGHYMGLDPMAGMGLGGASLGPAGLNHIPYSPMSNDHPHHPLNQDFRNHHTNGFSRSQPDDYMVLDLSTTSSVQSSSSIHSSHESDEGSDEGILLDDLEEEGEEDEGNSEGEDFSQRAIGRADGAYRDEMRELKDGQSEGLDPSSSPFLLSSSGGSNGSNSGILCNICHKMYSNKGTLRVHYKTVHLREMHKCKIPGCNMVFSSVRSRNRHSQNPNLHKNMPFSTIID
- the bnc2 gene encoding zinc finger protein basonuclin-2 isoform X2, with the protein product MSKEAELDVRGSECDTVPPEPSRDPESPRPPPAKANGPTDTAGICTSIISSSHSSSSSSTTNSRSGLGGVSIVSSSAEGAGASSMQFSTRPPSAEQPGFMGTWQQQSTDSNLLYRMSQQGAVTRLPLKCDRSTMGRDLEEAIRCTLVNCTCECFQPGKIHLRTCDQCKHGWVAHALDKLSTQHLYHPTQVEIVQSNVVFDISSLMLYGTQAVPVRLKILLDRLFSVLKQEEVLHILHGLGWTLRDYVRGYILQDAAGKVLDRWTIMSREEEIITLQQFLRFGETKSIVELMAIQEKEGQAVTVPSSKTDSGIRTFIESNNRTRSPGLLTHLENSSPSSIHHFENIPNSLAFLLPFQYINPVSAPMLGLPPNGLPMEQSGLRLREPSLPNQGEQVETSESEVSLSPFRTGPSPSRGALGAINNNAEPKTEPNNRASPISPTPSTQQAQQQQQQTQLQQQQPQGQQQSKNQPQQPNSLSDHPVHHHFIKDEQSKTITHPSFSSKMHRMRRMGATSRKGRVVCNSCGKTFYDKGTLKIHYNAVHLKIKHRCTIEGCNMVFSSLRSRNRHSANPNPRLHMPMLRNNRDKDLIRANSTTGTPVISSTKNGGFTLTSPGRPPLGFTTPPVDPMLQSPLQSPLVFPSLKSVQPVQPVPPFYRTLLSPADLVSPPVSLPTSPIMPTTTNSTTLMDQQQQILAAAAVASHNNVHVSDAGPMSHRLPTPSANHDLTNGSSDPTPKKKPRKSSMPVKIEKEVIDVADEYDDKDDDDDDNMHHNHHHHQSSLLHNNVKINGNCNSNNNSASGNGNHSGGSGQQSPSQDEMSPGLALRGMMRQSEDECHEGNGSDSRGGAADLRCMDSFTSEDQDHERDFENESENSDSKMFYRDELMDVEDQQKHSRVGRRLEKEQDDEGSEEAHLRKEMEGKGNSSPSPHHPPIKIKEELNDPTYDMFCMGQYGFYNGGMAAAAATAASMAALHESFITSMGYGSSPPKFLSSRSPEEDPCSSPDPKICYVCKKSFKSSYSMKLHYKNVHLKEMHVCTVAGCNAAFPSRRSRDRHSSNINLHRKLLTKELDDIVLDPQLTPLPKDLRAELLAKIYAGHYMGLDPMAGMGLGGASLGPAGLNHIPYSPMSNDHPHHPLNQDFRNHHTNGFSRSQPDDYMVLDLSTTSSVQSSSSIHSSHESDEGSDEGILLDDLEEEGEEDEGNSEGEDFSQRAIGRADGAYRDEMRELKDGQSEGLDPSSSPFLLSSSGGSNGSNSGILCNICHKMYSNKGTLRVHYKTVHLREMHKCKIPGCNMVFSSVRSRNRHSQNPNLHKNMPFSTIID
- the bnc2 gene encoding zinc finger protein basonuclin-2 isoform X4, producing MLAEAIRCTLVNCTCECFQPGKIHLRTCDQCKHGWVAHALDKLSTQHLYHPTQVEIVQSNVVFDISSLMLYGTQAVPVRLKILLDRLFSVLKQEEVLHILHGLGWTLRDYVRGYILQDAAGKVLDRWTIMSREEEIITLQQFLRFGETKSIVELMAIQEKEGQAVTVPSSKTDSGIRTFIESNNRTRSPGLLTHLENSSPSSIHHFENIPNSLAFLLPFQYINPVSAPMLGLPPNGLPMEQSGLRLREPSLPNQGEQVETSESEVSLSPFRTGPSPSRGALGAINNNAEPKTEPNNRASPISPTPSTQQAQQQQQQTQLQQQQPQGQQQSKNQPQQPNSLSDHPVHHHFIKDEQSKTITHPSFSSKMHRMRRMGATSRKGRVVCNSCGKTFYDKGTLKIHYNAVHLKIKHRCTIEGCNMVFSSLRSRNRHSANPNPRLHMPMLRNNRDKDLIRANSTTGTPVISSTKNGGFTLTSPGRPPLGFTTPPVDPMLQSPLQSPLVFPSLKSVQPVQPVPPFYRTLLSPADLVSPPVSLPTSPIMPTTTNSTTLMDQQQQILAAAAVASHNNVHVSDAGPMSHRLPTPSANHDLTNGSSDPTPKKKPRKSSMPVKIEKEVIDVADEYDDKDDDDDDNMHHNHHHHQSSLLHNNVKINGNCNSNNNSASGNGNHSGGSGQQSPSQDEMSPGLALRGMMRQSEDECHEGNGSDSRGGAADLRCMDSFTSEDQDHERDFENESENSDSKMFYRDELMDVEDQQKHSRVGRRLEKEQDDEGSEEAHLRKEMEGKGNSSPSPHHPPIKIKEELNDPTYDMFCMGQYGFYNGGMAAAAATAASMAALHESFITSMGYGSSPPKFLSSRSPEEDPCSSPDPKICYVCKKSFKSSYSMKLHYKNVHLKEMHVCTVAGCNAAFPSRRSRDRHSSNINLHRKLLTKELDDIVLDPQLTPLPKDLRAELLAKIYAGHYMGLDPMAGMGLGGASLGPAGLNHIPYSPMSNDHPHHPLNQDFRNHHTNGFSRSQPDDYMVLDLSTTSSVQSSSSIHSSHESDEGSDEGILLDDLEEEGEEDEGNSEGEDFSQRAIGRADGAYRDEMRELKDGQSEGLDPSSSPFLLSSSGGSNGSNSGILCNICHKMYSNKGTLRVHYKTVHLREMHKCKIPGCNMVFSSVRSRNRHSQNPNLHKNMPFSTIID